TTGAAACAGTGGGTGACAAGCCCCTTGATCCCAATGGAACATTAACTTCTGCAAATAGAGCTATAGTGAACTCTAGTCTAGAATCCATATATGAGTTGCAAGTCACGATGTTGCAGCAATCTTTGGGAACTGAAGATCAAAATGCCATTGTATTGAAGGAGACAAATGGAGATGAATCTCACCATGACATGGTACCTCATCAAGCAGGTGTAATTGAGCCAAGTCCCATGGCTTGTGCTTCTGGAGCTGGGCTGCCATTGCACATTCAGCTCAACATTCCTTTGACGCCTCTAATGCAAGTTTTGCATGACATTGTATCACGCGATGTTACGCCTATGGAGATTCAGCAGGCAATAGATGATCAAGAGCAAGTTGAAGAATAAGGTGATGAATCAATAACTACAAATTTTAAGGTAGTATCAAGGGAAGCATATTTATCTCCTAGGGCTGGAGATAAGAGTGGTAAAAAGGGAAGGAAACAAGGTCAAAACAAAGAGGTTCCTCAACCTAAAAGAATCTTGCCTAGAAGGGCAACTACACAAACTAAATGATGATTAAGACTCTAATTTGGAACATAACGCCTGTGAAAACACAACAGGCCTTTCAGAGGGTAATCAATATGCAAAGAGAGCATGGTTTTTTCATTGTTGGATTGATGGAACCTTTTCAAAATTTTAGACATATTCAGAGATACAGAAGAAGGTTAGGAATGGATGCTATGATGTCAAATATTAATGGTAAATTTTGGTTGTTCTTTGATATTATGATTGAATGGGAGGTGCTACTAGACACTAAACAACAAGTTACTATTAGAGTGTATCATCAGGACATTGGCAAACACATTATGATGATATTTGTGTATGCTAAATGTTCATCCTTAAAAAGGCTTGAATTGTGGGATAAGTTTTACTACTTATTAAGTGATATGGAGTTACCTTGGGTTGTTGGAGGagattttaatattataatgcaTGAGGATGAGAAGATAAGTGTCTTACTTGTGTATCCACCTGAGTATGAAGACTTTGCATTCTGTGTAAACTCTTGTGGATTATTTGATCTTGGATACAAAGGCATCCCTTTCACTTGGTGGAATGGTAGACCAAACTCAGAAAGCATATTCAAAAGGTTGGACAGAATATTTGTTAACCTTCCCTTTCAGAATCTTTTCCCAAATATTGAAGTGGAGCATCTTATTAGGACAAGTTCTGATCATGCCCCTTTATTGATATGTTGTGGGGAAGAAGCTATGCTGTTTGTTAAGCCTTTTAAGTTCCTTAACTTTTGGATTAAGCATGAGACCTTCAAAGATGTGGTAAGGCAGAATTAGGTGGCAGACTTCATTAGTGATCCATTTTTGATGTTCAAACAGAAGCTAAAGTGGGTGAAAGCTGCTCTATCCCAATGGAGTAAGCTCACATATGGAGACATCTTTACACAATTAGCCATTAGAGAGGATATTGTCAGGGTGAAGGAGATGTTATTTGAAGATGAACCAAATATTCAAAATAGAATTATGCTCCAAAAGGCACAAGCTGAATTGAAGAAATATCACAGCATTGAGGAACAGTATTGGAAGCAAAACGCAGGCATAAAATGGTTTGCTGAAGGTGTTAGAAACACAAGGTTTTTTCACAACCATGTGAATGGCAAGAGGCAGAGGCTGCAACTCAAAAGAATTCAGAATGGAGATGGTGTTTGGTTGGAATCTCAAGATCTTATGGCTGATGATGCAGTAGATTTTTTCCAAAGACAGTTCACATAGGAAGGAGATATTACAAGCTTTGAGTTACTTGATAATGTGCCCAATATGGTGACTATGGATCAGAAATTGGAGCTTTGCAAATTTCTTACCATTAAAGAAGTTAAGGGAGCAATATTTGCATTGAGTGGAGATAGTGCCAGTGGTCCTGATGGCTTTACTAGAGTATTTTATCAGCACTGTTGGGACACTGTATGGGAGGACATATTCAAGCTACTAAAAGAGTTCTATGGAGGTGCATCATTGCCAAAATTAGTCACTCATACTAACCTTGTGCTGCTGCTTAAGAAACCCCAGGTTCAAACGTTTTCAGACATAAGGCTTATAAGTCTAAGCAACATCATCAATAAGGTAATCTCTAGGGTGTTACACGATAGGTTGGAAAAGATCCTTCCTTCTTTGATAACCCCTAACCAATCTGGATTTTTGAAAGGAAGGAGTATATTTGAGAATATTTTGCTCACACAGGAAATTGTCACTGACATAAGATTGAGAGGAAAGCCTGCTAATGTTGTGATAAAGCTTGACATGGCCAAGGTTTATGATAGGGTGTCTTGGAAATATCTAATGCATGTTTGAGGAAAATAGGGTTtgctgagcattttatcaacaTGATATGGAACCTATTGGCAAACAATTGGTACTTAGTACTAATCAATAGGCAAGCTTCAGGATTTTTCAAGTCCAGTAGAGGGGTGAAACAAGGAGATCCTCTGTCTCCAGCATTGTTCATTTTTTCTACAAAGGTGCTATCAAGGTCACTGAATAAGTTGTTTGGGAATAAGAGATTTATAGGATTTGGAATGCCAAAGTGGACTGATCCATTAAACCACTTGGCTTATGCTGATGATACAAAAAAATTTGCTTCTGCTGATCCTTACTCATTAGGGAAAGTAGTTGAAGTGCTCACAATGTATGAACAAATTTTCGGCCAGCTGATTAACAAGACAAAGAGCTCTTACTATATGCATACAAAGGTGGCAAGGAACTTAGTTGACTCTGTTGGTGCTATTAATGGATTTCAAAAAGGTAAGTTCCTATTTACTTACCTAGGGTGTTCAAAGTTTTACACAAGGAGGAGGAAGTAATACTATAATGATCTCATTGAGAAGGTGAAGGCAAAACTACACTCTTGGAAAGGGAAACTACTGTCTTTTGAAGGCAAAGATACTCTTATAACTAGTGTGCTTCAAAGTTTACCAAAACACATTTTGTCAGTGTTGGATCCC
This DNA window, taken from Nicotiana tabacum cultivar K326 chromosome 15, ASM71507v2, whole genome shotgun sequence, encodes the following:
- the LOC107798328 gene encoding uncharacterized protein LOC107798328; translated protein: MMIKTLIWNITPVKTQQAFQRVINMQREHGFFIVGLMEPFQNFRHIQRYRRRLGMDAMMSNINGKFWLFFDIMIEWEVLLDTKQQVTIRVYHQDIGKHIMMIFVYAKCSSLKRLELWDKFYYLLSDMELPWVVGGDFNIIMHEDEKISVLLVYPPEYEDFAFCVNSCGLFDLGYKGIPFTWWNGRPNSESIFKRLDRIFVNLPFQNLFPNIEVEHLIRTSSDHAPLLICCGEEAMLFVKPFKFLNFWIKHETFKDVKLKWVKAALSQWSKLTYGDIFTQLAIREDIVRVKEMLFEDEPNIQNRIMLQKAQAELKKYHSIEEQYWKQNAGIKWFAEGVRNTRFFHNHVNGKRQRLQLKRIQNGDGVWLESQDLMADDAVDFFQRQFT
- the LOC142169621 gene encoding uncharacterized protein LOC142169621; this translates as MDQKLELCKFLTIKEVKGAIFALSGDSASGPDGFTRVFYQHCWDTVWEDIFKLLKEFYGGASLPKLVTHTNLVLLLKKPQVQTFSDIRLISLSNIINKEIVTDIRLRGKPANVVIKLDMAKVLSRSLNKLFGNKRFIGFGMPKWTDPLNHLAYADDTKKFASADPYSLGKVVEVLTMYEQIFGQLINKTKSSYYMHTKVARNLVDSVGAINGFQKDISGLTKEEGRSRHWTKWLNLCLPKVEGGLGFKSLFDVSKALFAKL